The following proteins are co-located in the Roseovarius arcticus genome:
- the cobT gene encoding nicotinate-nucleotide--dimethylbenzimidazole phosphoribosyltransferase has translation MDAGFSTMEQLAALVRSGPAPDTATEDAARARDAALTKPPGALGRLEDIAVWYCGWRGDARAEVTAPQIIVFAGNHGVTVQGVSAFPPEVTAQMVANFKAGGAAINQLARQFGARLDVHALELDRPTRDFTVDPAMDEAEFLAAMQAGWQAVDASTDLLVVGEMGIGNTTSASAVTTALFGGQAVDWTGSGTGVSGDALAVKARVVADGVRCHEGIRRIPLEVLRCLGGRELAAMAGAILRARHLRIPVILDGFICCAAAACLMAEAPDALDHCVAGHVSAEAAHPKLLQLLGKTPILSLGMRLGEGSGAALAIAIVQGALACHSGMATFQEAGVAGAGAEG, from the coding sequence ATGGACGCGGGTTTTAGCACGATGGAGCAGTTGGCGGCACTGGTGCGTAGTGGCCCCGCGCCTGATACCGCGACCGAGGACGCCGCGCGCGCGCGCGACGCGGCCCTGACCAAACCGCCGGGCGCGCTGGGCCGACTTGAGGATATCGCTGTATGGTATTGCGGCTGGCGCGGGGACGCCCGCGCAGAGGTGACGGCGCCTCAGATCATCGTCTTTGCGGGCAACCACGGCGTAACTGTGCAGGGCGTGTCGGCATTTCCGCCCGAAGTTACGGCGCAGATGGTGGCAAACTTCAAGGCAGGCGGCGCGGCGATTAATCAGCTGGCGCGGCAGTTCGGCGCGCGCTTGGACGTGCATGCGCTGGAGCTGGACCGCCCGACGCGCGATTTTACAGTTGACCCCGCAATGGACGAGGCCGAATTCCTCGCCGCAATGCAGGCAGGTTGGCAGGCTGTCGATGCCAGCACTGATCTGTTGGTGGTGGGCGAGATGGGAATTGGGAACACCACCTCCGCCTCGGCGGTTACAACGGCCCTTTTCGGCGGGCAGGCGGTGGATTGGACAGGGAGCGGCACAGGTGTCAGCGGCGATGCGCTGGCCGTCAAGGCGCGTGTGGTGGCCGATGGCGTGCGCTGCCACGAGGGTATCCGCCGTATCCCGCTTGAGGTGCTGCGATGCCTCGGCGGGCGCGAGTTGGCAGCAATGGCCGGCGCGATCCTGCGGGCGCGGCATTTGCGTATCCCTGTCATCCTCGATGGGTTTATCTGCTGTGCAGCCGCCGCGTGCCTGATGGCAGAGGCGCCGGATGCACTGGACCACTGCGTCGCGGGCCATGTCAGCGCCGAGGCTGCACACCCCAAATTGCTGCAACTTTTGGGCAAAACCCCGATCTTGTCGCTGGGCATGCGGCTTGGCGAAGGGTCCGGTGCGGCGCTGGCGATCGCTATCGTGCAGGGGGCGCTGGCCTGTCATTCCGGCATGGCGACGTTTCAGGAGGCGGGCGTCGCGGGAGCCGGGGCAGAGGGCTAA
- the cobS gene encoding adenosylcobinamide-GDP ribazoletransferase, with product MRKNDALPRYFDDLRAALLLLSRLPLPQGPHRGAEAAWAYPLAGAIIGALAGLIGLVALWWGLPSALAALAALTAQVIITGAMHEDAIADTADGLWGGWTCARRLEIMKDSHIGAFGVIALILSLMARWAAFWLLFQIGGGWAWAAIITAAAVSRAVMPAVMCALPHARGAGLSHATGRPDARTCAVAAGLAMVVALAFIGWSAFGIVFWAALTTVAIAWIAKRKVGGQTGDILGAAQQMAEIAVLLSIIV from the coding sequence ATGCGTAAAAACGACGCTCTGCCCCGTTATTTCGATGACCTGCGCGCCGCGCTATTGCTACTCAGCCGCTTGCCTCTGCCGCAGGGGCCGCATCGCGGCGCGGAGGCGGCGTGGGCCTATCCGCTGGCGGGTGCGATCATTGGCGCACTCGCAGGGCTGATCGGTTTGGTTGCGCTCTGGTGGGGGCTGCCCTCAGCGCTGGCCGCGCTGGCCGCGCTGACGGCCCAGGTGATCATAACAGGCGCGATGCACGAGGACGCGATTGCTGACACCGCCGATGGCCTCTGGGGCGGTTGGACCTGCGCGCGGCGGCTAGAGATTATGAAGGACAGCCACATCGGCGCTTTTGGGGTAATTGCCCTGATCCTGTCGTTGATGGCACGGTGGGCGGCGTTTTGGCTTCTGTTTCAGATAGGTGGCGGCTGGGCATGGGCGGCGATTATCACTGCGGCTGCGGTATCGCGCGCGGTGATGCCTGCCGTAATGTGCGCGCTTCCCCATGCGCGCGGCGCGGGCTTGTCGCACGCCACCGGGCGTCCCGACGCACGCACCTGCGCGGTTGCGGCGGGCCTCGCCATGGTGGTCGCGCTGGCTTTTATCGGTTGGTCGGCCTTTGGCATCGTATTCTGGGCGGCCCTTACCACGGTCGCCATCGCTTGGATCGCCAAGCGCAAGGTTGGTGGACAAACCGGCGATATCCTGGGCGCGGCGCAGCAGATGGCCGAAATCGCCGTGCTCCTGTCGATCATCGTCTAA
- a CDS encoding CarD family transcriptional regulator — protein sequence MSKARKPDFSPNDFVVYPAHGVGKVVSIESQEVAGIELELFVISFEKDKMTLRVPTHKATEIGMRSLSSPETVAKAMTTLKGKAKAKKAMWSRRAQEYEQKINSGDLIAIAEVVRDLHRTDDQREQSYSERQLYEAALERLTREVAAVSGEGEALAGKQVEDVLVSRAPPAAA from the coding sequence ATGAGCAAAGCCAGAAAACCCGACTTTAGCCCCAATGACTTCGTTGTATATCCCGCGCATGGCGTGGGCAAGGTCGTCTCGATTGAGAGCCAGGAAGTCGCTGGGATCGAGCTGGAGCTGTTTGTCATCTCCTTCGAGAAGGACAAGATGACATTGCGCGTTCCGACGCACAAGGCGACCGAGATCGGCATGCGCTCGCTGAGCAGCCCCGAAACCGTCGCCAAGGCAATGACGACGCTCAAGGGCAAGGCCAAGGCGAAAAAGGCCATGTGGTCGCGCCGTGCGCAAGAGTACGAGCAAAAGATCAACTCTGGCGATTTAATCGCCATCGCCGAAGTGGTGCGCGACCTGCACCGCACCGACGACCAGCGCGAGCAGAGCTATTCTGAGCGCCAGCTGTATGAGGCCGCATTGGAGCGTTTGACCCGCGAAGTTGCCGCCGTGAGCGGCGAGGGCGAAGCTCTGGCCGGCAAGCAGGTGGAAGACGTTCTGGTATCGCGCGCGCCTCCCGCTGCTGCGTAG
- a CDS encoding RNA-binding S4 domain-containing protein, translated as MKKSPQDTAEAEKIRLDKWLWQARFFKTRGLAAGTVKGGHVRVNGNRAAKAAQTVGAGDVLTFAQGRVIRVVRIIAPGIRRGPAPEAQALYDDLTPAPEPTDETFVSANPKYEGKGRPTKRDRRMMDLIQPGALE; from the coding sequence GTGAAGAAGTCGCCGCAAGACACTGCAGAGGCGGAGAAAATCCGCCTCGACAAGTGGTTGTGGCAAGCGCGTTTCTTTAAAACACGCGGATTGGCGGCGGGCACGGTCAAAGGCGGCCATGTGCGCGTTAATGGCAATCGGGCGGCCAAAGCTGCGCAGACGGTTGGCGCTGGCGATGTTTTGACATTTGCCCAAGGGCGCGTGATCCGCGTCGTCCGCATCATTGCCCCAGGTATTCGGCGCGGCCCGGCACCAGAGGCGCAGGCGCTATACGATGATCTGACCCCCGCGCCAGAGCCTACAGATGAAACGTTTGTTTCAGCAAATCCCAAATATGAGGGAAAAGGGCGGCCGACCAAGCGGGACAGGCGCATGATGGACCTCATTCAACCCGGAGCGCTTGAATGA
- the fdxA gene encoding ferredoxin FdxA, which yields MTYIVNDACIACKYTDCVEVCPVDCFYEGENMLVIHPDECIDCGVCEPECPADAIRPDTEPDMEKWVEFNRKYSEMWPVIITKKDELPDAKERDGEEGKLEKYFSEAPGEGG from the coding sequence ATGACCTATATCGTCAACGATGCCTGCATCGCCTGCAAATATACTGACTGCGTCGAAGTGTGTCCGGTCGACTGCTTTTACGAGGGCGAAAACATGCTGGTCATCCACCCGGATGAGTGCATCGATTGCGGTGTGTGTGAGCCTGAATGCCCCGCCGACGCGATCCGCCCGGATACAGAGCCGGACATGGAGAAGTGGGTCGAGTTCAATCGCAAGTATTCCGAGATGTGGCCGGTTATCATCACCAAAAAAGATGAGCTGCCGGACGCCAAGGAGCGGGACGGCGAAGAGGGCAAACTGGAGAAGTACTTCTCCGAGGCGCCGGGCGAAGGCGGCTGA
- a CDS encoding cation:proton antiporter, with protein sequence MEGFLYQASIYLAAAVIAVPIAARLGLGSVLGYLAAGILIGPLLGLVGQETAELQHFAEFGVVMMLFLIGLELEPRALWDMRHRLLGLGGMQVLLTTLIIMVGVMALGYDWSVALAVGLIFALSSTAIVLQTLSEKGLMQTKGGRSAFSVLLTQDISVIPMLALLPLLAMRQTPDTVLDEVLHRRMGTAIEGAMSGHPDVGLSLVAGLPGWGVTLVTLAVVGGVILTGVYLTRPVFRYIHAANLREMFTALALLIVCGISFIMYLIGLSPALGAFLAGVVLANSEFRHELESDIQPFKGLLLGLFFITVGAGINFALLFGAPFLVLGLALMVIVLKGAVLYILGRVFELRGRDLWLFTLSLAQAGEFGFVLISFSGQQNVVPSDMTEMLLLIVAMSMLITPLLFIFYDWLSNRMEEAGEDMEDDDVDEQARIIIVGIGRFGQIVNRLVRSSGYETVVLDHDLGAIQRMRRFGVKGFFGDPTRPEMLHAAGLKDARVLVAALDDPDAAVRLVAFARRERPDLHIIARARDRNHVFRLYQAGADDIVREMFDASLRAGRYVLENMGVSEFEAAELENMFYHHDRHSVRELASLWDPDVPTIENEKYIARARELEDELETMLLSQLEESADTSKKSA encoded by the coding sequence ATGGAAGGCTTCCTCTATCAGGCCTCGATATACCTCGCTGCAGCAGTGATCGCGGTACCCATCGCCGCGCGCCTCGGACTTGGGTCGGTGCTGGGTTATTTGGCGGCGGGCATCCTGATCGGGCCGCTTCTGGGCCTTGTCGGCCAAGAGACTGCGGAGCTACAGCATTTCGCCGAATTTGGCGTTGTTATGATGCTATTCCTGATCGGGCTAGAATTGGAGCCGCGCGCGCTTTGGGATATGCGCCACCGCCTTCTGGGGCTTGGTGGAATGCAGGTATTGCTGACCACGCTCATCATAATGGTCGGTGTTATGGCGCTGGGATACGACTGGAGCGTCGCGCTGGCCGTGGGCCTGATATTCGCGCTGTCATCGACTGCCATCGTGCTGCAAACCCTGTCGGAAAAGGGTCTGATGCAGACCAAAGGCGGCCGCTCGGCCTTTTCCGTGCTGTTGACGCAGGACATCTCGGTCATTCCGATGCTGGCACTATTGCCACTTCTGGCGATGCGGCAGACGCCCGATACCGTGCTGGACGAGGTGCTGCATCGCCGGATGGGCACCGCGATTGAAGGGGCGATGAGCGGTCATCCCGATGTTGGGCTGTCGCTGGTGGCGGGCCTTCCGGGCTGGGGGGTGACATTGGTCACGCTGGCCGTCGTGGGCGGCGTGATCCTGACCGGCGTCTACCTGACCCGGCCCGTGTTTCGCTACATCCATGCGGCCAACCTGCGCGAGATGTTTACTGCGTTGGCACTGCTGATCGTTTGCGGCATCAGCTTCATCATGTATCTGATCGGCCTGTCGCCTGCCCTTGGCGCGTTCCTCGCCGGAGTGGTTCTGGCCAACAGCGAGTTTCGGCACGAGTTGGAGAGCGATATTCAACCGTTCAAGGGCCTGCTGCTGGGCCTGTTTTTCATCACCGTGGGCGCGGGCATTAACTTCGCCCTGCTTTTTGGCGCGCCGTTCCTCGTGCTGGGCCTTGCGCTGATGGTAATCGTACTGAAGGGCGCAGTGCTTTACATCCTTGGCCGCGTGTTCGAATTGCGCGGGCGCGATTTGTGGCTCTTTACGCTGTCGCTGGCGCAGGCAGGCGAATTTGGCTTTGTGCTGATTTCCTTTTCTGGGCAGCAAAATGTCGTGCCATCCGACATGACAGAAATGTTGCTGCTGATCGTGGCCATGTCGATGCTGATCACGCCCCTGCTGTTTATTTTCTACGACTGGCTGTCTAACCGGATGGAGGAGGCTGGCGAGGATATGGAAGATGACGATGTGGACGAACAGGCCCGCATCATCATCGTTGGCATCGGGCGGTTTGGCCAGATCGTCAACCGGCTGGTACGCTCCTCGGGGTACGAGACGGTCGTGCTGGATCACGATCTCGGCGCGATCCAGCGGATGCGCCGCTTTGGCGTCAAAGGCTTCTTTGGCGATCCGACCCGGCCCGAGATGCTACATGCCGCCGGCCTAAAGGACGCGCGCGTGCTGGTTGCGGCTCTGGACGATCCCGATGCCGCGGTGCGCCTCGTCGCGTTTGCGCGGCGCGAACGGCCAGATCTACACATCATCGCACGCGCCCGCGACCGCAATCACGTGTTCCGACTCTATCAGGCGGGCGCTGACGATATCGTGCGCGAAATGTTTGACGCGTCCCTTCGCGCCGGGCGCTACGTTCTGGAAAACATGGGCGTTTCCGAATTCGAGGCGGCAGAGTTGGAGAACATGTTCTATCACCACGATCGCCATTCCGTGCGCGAACTGGCCTCTCTGTGGGACCCGGACGTGCCAACCATCGAGAATGAGAAGTACATCGCCCGCGCCCGCGAGCTGGAGGACGAGCTGGAGACGATGCTGCTGTCCCAGCTAGAAGAATCTGCGGACACGTCCAAAAAGAGCGCTTAG